One window of the Candidatus Chryseobacterium colombiense genome contains the following:
- a CDS encoding transglycosylase domain-containing protein, with amino-acid sequence MKYLKGFLFIIISSVLIFLLYFEFGGRFIINDADKKMITYEIRSSEKIPASFSNFYNTVFPNSLSENSWNYVLSALVNSDSSQRKECPCNQMAYKIFPILEIKNKQSIDQFLVARYLEQHYNQRDCLEFNFNHFDFLENRKGVHNLSKSLFNKETKDLTQLEMGEILALYEAPSQNNRHRNPEKAKARARHFLNLYEKNVNNK; translated from the coding sequence ATGAAATATTTAAAAGGATTTTTATTCATTATAATTTCTTCAGTACTAATTTTTCTTTTGTATTTCGAATTTGGAGGAAGGTTTATTATTAATGATGCCGACAAAAAAATGATCACCTATGAAATAAGAAGCAGTGAAAAAATTCCGGCTAGTTTTTCAAATTTTTATAATACCGTTTTCCCCAACTCTTTATCAGAAAATTCTTGGAATTATGTCCTTTCAGCCTTAGTGAATTCTGATAGTTCACAAAGAAAAGAATGTCCATGCAATCAAATGGCTTACAAGATATTTCCAATTTTAGAAATTAAAAACAAACAATCAATAGATCAATTCTTAGTGGCAAGATATTTAGAGCAGCATTATAATCAACGAGATTGTTTAGAATTTAACTTTAATCATTTTGATTTTTTAGAAAATAGAAAAGGTGTACACAATCTTTCAAAATCACTATTTAATAAAGAAACAAAAGATTTAACACAACTAGAAATGGGGGAAATATTGGCACTCTACGAAGCCCCTAGTCAAAATAACCGACATAGAAACCCCGAAAAGGCGAAAGCAAGAGCCAGACATTTCTTAAATTTGTACGAGAAAAATGTAAATAATAAGTAA
- the tsaE gene encoding tRNA (adenosine(37)-N6)-threonylcarbamoyltransferase complex ATPase subunit type 1 TsaE: protein MNYTIHTIEDWQNIVDTIIPQLQHNIFLLKGNLGAGKTTFTQFLLKSLGSTDEVNSPTYSIVNEYNTPKGKVYHFDLYRLKNIEEVYDIGIEEYLDNAFLCIIEWPEVYEDELYGLTYHEMSIVNTGENREVSFD, encoded by the coding sequence ATGAACTACACCATACATACAATAGAAGACTGGCAAAACATAGTCGATACCATTATTCCTCAGTTACAGCATAATATTTTCCTTTTAAAAGGAAATTTAGGTGCCGGAAAAACCACTTTCACACAATTTTTGCTTAAAAGTTTGGGAAGTACTGATGAAGTCAATTCTCCAACCTATTCTATTGTGAATGAATATAACACTCCAAAAGGAAAAGTCTATCATTTCGATTTGTATCGTTTAAAAAATATAGAAGAAGTCTATGATATCGGAATTGAAGAATATCTTGACAATGCTTTTCTTTGCATCATCGAATGGCCGGAAGTATATGAAGATGAGCTTTACGGGCTTACATACCACGAAATGAGTATTGTAAATACCGGAGAAAACAGAGAAGTCTCATTCGATTAA